From the Acipenser ruthenus chromosome 5, fAciRut3.2 maternal haplotype, whole genome shotgun sequence genome, the window TTTCATTGCTTGTCACTGGGTTGTTTGTATTGCTATAGCAACTGCTTAACCACTGCTTGTAGAGTAAAATAAAAACCAAGCACAAGGTTTCAGTGGCATTTCCGTTATTTGAATCCATCTTATTTATGGCCCAATGTCAAATATATTCAGAGTGATAACATAAAACattagttttgtatttaaatgtcaaTGCTCAATTTATGTGGCATTTATAAACATACATGAAAATGACTAAAATAATACAATCCAGCCTGTTGAAAATGTTTGACATAGGCAGtgtggattttattttttgataCTACACTGAAGAAaatctagtgtgtgtgtgtgtaggcttTTGTTTATTCTGCAAATTGGTGCAGGTGGACTCTAGAATGATAAATTATTTACAATATGCTTTATGAACACTAAGTTGTTTTCCctgaaaaatattaatttaaaaccgTGTACACATTTTGAAAAGGATAAATATAATGCAAGAATTTAAAAGAACAGGTATACAATATTCAACAGCATGCCCCTTCTCTTCACCAGCATCTACCGCATGTTTTCACATAATTAATCATGCTGATAAGTGTAGGTTGGAGCTTAGTTTGTGACTTACTGCACATTTGTTAGCCTATGGGACAACACTACTAATTGAGTATGGGCTTCTATTTTATTAACATGGCaccttgccaaaaaaaaaaaaagattttagaatCTTTACACAGGTAATCTTTTCTGTGTAACAAAATGTTATCAAACACCAGGTTACCAGACATTAGTAAAGTTTGCATTTAAAGCTAGCTGTATCTGTAAAGAATACTTCCTACCACATAAGGCTACAGAAAGACCATGATTGTAATTTTAAATGCATTCcccttacaataaaaataaaaaatgacactaGAATAAGACCCTTCCATTAATTAAATAGGAacttttatttgcaaaaaaagaCAAAGTTACAAGATGGGATCCAGTAGCAAGCACCAATGCCAAACAGTTGTTAAGTCTGTACTCGAAGTAGTTGTAACTGGATATTTGGGAAAACAGGTGGGCAAAAAAGGGTCTGGGCCCTGATAGCTAGCCAGTTCAAACCCCTGCTAGGGGTGCTTACTGTAACAAGAGAAAACTAGATGGGGCCCCTAGAGGTTCACCTGGTGGAGTCATGCTATTGGGAgttcactggttcaaatcctgtaCATGCCAAATTGTCAATCTTGGCTGGGGGCCAACAGGGATCGCTGTGTTGAACTCACACAAGTTAAAGAGGAAAATTGCAGAGAAAGTTTGtatttggaatgagtttgaaggAGCACAGAGAAAAGCTCAGCACTTTAGTTCACCTCACTGTGCAATCCCTACTGGTCAGGAGACAAACAAGCACAGAGGAAACCTAGCTAGGCTGCATCACACCTCCAGGGATTGATAGCTTGGTAAAATCAATTTCTTAGGTTTGATAAAAGGCTTTGGTTTTACAGTGGGATTTTCAGCGCTCTATTATAAATTCTAAATCAGTCTGTGGTTTGATGCAGTCATATAGAGCAAATAGGACATTCAAAGATAAAAAATGGCTGGTGCTAGGTACAAGAGAACAGATCCTTGTCAGATGGCATACATATTAAAATGGAATGGGAAAATAATCACGTCACCTGTGAGTTTACCTGTCATGATTCCCCTTTGGGATGGATTTTTGTGGGTTTGGCATGAACTACTTCCAGTCTCTGATGGTGACACTTTCACCTGTTGTAATCTGTTGGTTATCTGGACTGCAGCCTTCACTCAAAACATTTTGCAATATTTAGAATTCCCTTCTAAGAACAAATCAGTATGCTGCTACCTATAAGGAATTTAAAGTAGCTATCGTCGCTAAGGAATCAAGTTAAAATCCAAATTAAGGCCATACATGAGTAACTGTTAAATTTAAATTTCCCTAGAAAGGCAGTCAACAAatataaaatctgtttttaatttttaaatgataaaaaactCACTGTACATTAGTAAGTTTGTTTTCACTTAAAGCTATTGTTCCTTTGAGCAAATAATGTTGTAGCTGCCTGAACAGTGATGAGAAAATAAATTATGCATGAACATTTTCCAATTGGGACACACTCCTCAGTTACTTTGAAAAGGGCAAGCAGGATTTCCAAGTGAATAGAACATAGCTTAGATCCCTACTGAGCCATTAGCTTCACTAATACAACTGACCTGAAGATACAGTATACGGATGTTGCAGAAGATGTGGTCTCAAAAGAGCAGATCTACTGTAGTCTCCAAAAGGTAAGTTCACATCCTATAAGTGATGTACACACTCGAtcatgctgcattgttgctgtctCTTGTCCCTCTGCTGACTGTTTAAAGACTATCAATTCTCAGTGTTTGTTGGcaagcaaacagaaaacaaaatattttaaaaagctcTCCCTCTGCAGTTTCACTGATGTGTAATATTACTGGAATAGTCTATGTATCCCTTTACCTTTGCAACATCTAAATTTAGAGTTTTAATCAATACAAATGTTAATTTTATCCTTAGCAAGAGctgtgtgcattttttaaatagttatcattgttgctttttaaaattactttCTAAATTTACCACTTTCCAAACATAATATTACTGATATCAGTACTATAATTCAACACATGCCTTTTCACTtccatttttatataaaatattacattatatattgttGTATCTTGTGTTCCTCGTAGTGTAATTCCCCACAATAACGACACTCTATCCAGGGTAACCCAAACAGAACAACTATTTATTATATGGTCTATAACATAGCCAGGCTGGTGATTATTCCTCTTAATTGCACACTACTGCTAGTCCTCATATTATTAACCATGACGCTACGAATCCGTCTGGAAATCTGCCCTCACGCTTCAGTTCTCTTTTTCGGAAGTGACGTCCTAGCCAGCCGACGTCACTACACTTCCTCCCTTCTAAAGTTGCTACTACTATCTCGTCCGTGAATATCTAATTAACATAGTCCTTGAGATAATTTGGAGGAATTCTCGTCCTCACTGAATGTCTTGGTACTTCCTGTTGCATAGAACTATTTACAGATGTCTCTCCAGGATTCCTGCTTTGACCATCTCTGTGAAGATCCTCTGGTGCAGTTTGTTGCTCAGCCCTTTCTGGTGACCTCATCTCAGTACCTAACCGTTCTCCCTGCAATGTGGTGCTTCCTGACTCTGTAGTTATCTCTTGGTCTATTGGAATAACTGCTGGACTTTCCTcaggggtgtgttttttttctctctctcggaCTTGATCCACATGGCGTCTCACTATTTGTCCATTTCCTAATTTAGCAGTATATGAAACAGGACCTGTTGAATCTTGCACGATCGCTGAAATCCACCTTTCCCCTGGTCCAAAGTTCCTGACATAAACCAGATCTCCTCGCTCAAATGTTCTGAGCTTGGCATGTTTGTCATGTCTTTCTTTGACTCGCAGTTGTCTCTTCTGAATTTTCCTTTTTAAGTCAGGCTGTAGAAGATCCAGTGTAGATCGTAATTTTCTTCCCATGAGCATTTCAGCCGGAGACAAGCCTGTTGTTGATTGTGGTGTAATCCTGTAACTAAACAACGCTCTGGCCAATTTTACTTCCACAGTGTTTCCTGGTGTTTTCTTCAAATATTCTTTCACAGTTTGCACAGCCCTCTCTGCTAAACCATTAGATGCGGGATGGTAAGGCGCTGTTGTTACATGACTAATGCCATTTGCTTTCATAAAGCCTTGAAACTCTGAACTGAGGAAAGCAGTGCCATTGTCCGACACTATGGTTTCTGGTAATCCATGTGTACTGAAGCTGTGACGAAGTTTCTCTATTGTTGCTGAAGCTGTCGATGTATTGGAAGGGTAAACATCTATCCATTTTGAATGTGCGTCTATTATCACTAGGAACATTTTTCCTAGGAATGGGCCTGCATAATCGATATGTAGTCTTCTCCATGGTTTATCGGGCCACTCCCAAGGATGCAGTGGTGCTTGAGCTGGAGCTTTCTGGTGTATTTGGCATGTTTCACAAGTTTTGATTTGCATTTCAATGTCTTCGTCTATTTTTGGCCACCAAACGTAGCTTCGAGCTAGACCTTTCATGCGTGTAGACCCAGGGTGAGCCTGGTGTAACTGATTCAAGATTTGCACTCGGCCTGGTTTTGGTATAACCATCCTGGCTGCCCAGAGTATGCAACCATCTAGTACGCTCAATTCGTCTTTTCTGGAAAAGAAGGGCCTCATCTCTGTTTCATGTACTTGTGCCGGCCAACCTCTGAGCACATATTCTCGTACTCTCGCCAGCACTGGGTCCTTCCCTATCCACGCCCTAATTTGTGATGCAGTTACCGGGGGCATGTCCAAGTGGTCCATCAATAATACTCTGTCTTCAGTCCTTCCTGCTGGTGGGCTTTCTGGCAACGGAAGGCGACTAAAAGCATCTGCATTACCATGATCTTTTCCGGGCTTATACTGAATTGTATATTCGTATGCTCTTAAGGTTACTGCCCATCTCTGGATTCTGGGTGATGCCATCTGTGGAACAGCTTTCATCTCATTTAATAGGGTGATCAATGGCTTATGGTCTGTACAGATTGTAAAATGTCGACCATATATGTAATTGTGGAACTTTTGTACTCCAAATATCACTCCTAAACCTTCTTTGTCCAGCTGAGAATAATTCTTTTCTGCCTCTGTCAATGTTCTGGATACAAATCCAATTGGTTTTTCTACCCCCTCAGGCATACGGTGCGACAGAACAGCCCCTACTCCATATGGTGAAGCATCGCAGGACAAGATCAGCTCTTTAGTTGCATCATAGTGGACTAGCACATCCGATGACTGTAACAGTTTCTTTGATGCTTCAAAGGCTTCTTGTTGTTTAGCTCCCCACATCCATTTCACATCTTTGCGTAACAGTACATATAGGGCTGTCAACAGTGTTGATACCCTGGGAAggaatttattataataattcaaTAGTCCCAGATATGCTTTTAATTCTGTTACATTCTTAGGAGCTGGGGCCTGTTGTATTGCCCTGACTTTGTCTTGCACCGGGTGCAAACCTGTGGCATCTATTTTGTGTCCTAGAAATACCACTTCTTTCTCGAGGAAAGTACACTTACTCCGTTTAAGGCGCAGACCTGCAGCTTCCAGCCTGCTTAACACTGTTGTCAAACTCTGGAGGTGTTCCTTTTCTGTGCTTCCTGTGACCAAGATATCATCTAGGTATATGGCCACGTTAGGGATCCCCTGCAACAACCCCTCCATAGTCCTCTGGAATATAGCAGGTGCTGAAGAAACACCAAAGGGAAGCCGATTATATCTAAACAGTCCTTTATGGGTATTTATGGTCACATACTCCTTGGACCCCTCATCTAATACAACCTGTTGGTATGCATGACTCATGTCTAGTTTAGTGAATCTCTCTCCCCCTGCCAGGATGGCAAATAAATCCTCAATCTTGGGGATTGGATACTGCTCCAGTTTGGACACTCTATTTACAGTGAGTTTATAATCCCCACAGATACGCACAGAGCCATCCGGTTTCAAGACAGGTACAATAGGCGCtgcccagtttgaaaactgcacaGGTTCTATAATCTTCTCCTTTAACAGTCGTTCCAGCTCCGCTTCCACTTTAG encodes:
- the LOC131737109 gene encoding uncharacterized protein K02A2.6-like: MKLDVNGRHVEFEVDTGCSVTIMSQAAYSKLWNNKQAPALGKCTIKLKTYTGQLVDTLGAAVVTVTYKEKVNKLPLVVVATSGPNLLGRGWLSKLEMDWRVLHQLTQTSCQRLCDVLEVHGTVFKEELGTLQGAKAKIYVDGNTNPRFFKPRSVPYAMKPKVEAELERLLKEKIIEPVQFSNWAAPIVPVLKPDGSVRICGDYKLTVNRVSKLEQYPIPKIEDLFAILAGGERFTKLDMSHAYQQVVLDEGSKEYVTINTHKGLFRYNRLPFGVSSAPAIFQRTMEGLLQGIPNVAIYLDDILVTGSTEKEHLQSLTTVLSRLEAAGLRLKRSKCTFLEKEVVFLGHKIDATGLHPVQDKVRAIQQAPAPKNVTELKAYLGLLNYYNKFLPRVSTLLTALYVLLRKDVKWMWGAKQQEAFEASKKLLQSSDVLVHYDATKELILSCDASPYGVGAVLSHRMPEGVEKPIGFVSRTLTEAEKNYSQLDKEGLGVIFGVQKFHNYIYGRHFTICTDHKPLITLLNEMKAVPQMASPRIQRWAVTLRAYEYTIQYKPGKDHGNADAFSRLPLPESPPAGRTEDRVLLMDHLDMPPVTASQIRAWIGKDPVLARVREYVLRGWPAQVHETEMRPFFSRKDELSVLDGCILWAARMVIPKPGRVQILNQLHQAHPGSTRMKGLARSYVWWPKIDEDIEMQIKTCETCQIHQKAPAQAPLHPWEWPDKPWRRLHIDYAGPFLGKMFLVIIDAHSKWIDVYPSNTSTASATIEKLRHSFSTHGLPETIVSDNGTAFLSSEFQGFMKANGISHVTTAPYHPASNGLAERAVQTVKEYLKKTPGNTVEVKLARALFSYRITPQSTTGLSPAEMLMGRKLRSTLDLLQPDLKRKIQKRQLRVKERHDKHAKLRTFERGDLVYVRNFGPGERWISAIVQDSTGPVSYTAKLGNGQIVRRHVDQVREREKKHTPEESPAVIPIDQEITTESGSTTLQGERLGTEMRSPERAEQQTAPEDLHRDGQSRNPGETSVNSSMQQEVPRHSVRTRIPPNYLKDYVN